A window from Culex pipiens pallens isolate TS chromosome 3, TS_CPP_V2, whole genome shotgun sequence encodes these proteins:
- the LOC120417129 gene encoding histone H4 transcription factor isoform X2 yields MGRKRKLTSPVKQAASAEKQPREEQPPQEEEEAEPTEVELAIVEEPESDPLATQGRQDVDDSDGGGDDGTGSEWEDKCRQWVVRQEQPESTVPEPLQDHDHDEVAQLTSNALRRPLRDQLKDLTEKQIQNSVLFDCEWERCEFESNDDLEYTKHVEGHAQRYLAEAVESEGLVCYWDLCDFRTSSATELESHVHFHAYHSRIKTYGASLNTCIDIPKCNNESRRRNHIEMYKASFRCEWGNCDERFNKVVPFFQHVNDHVRDQFPVDRKSTKEIIKCEWTHCPQQYCRRSVALEHVRRHSTERTIGCYNCGSVYTSRLKYIEHCRRQVDYQLREIPCPDCDKLFATTQLMKDHRAVHNKRYECPQCPMKWPSQKALACHIRYRHINEKPYKCHLCEHRTVSIHDLEGHLLSHKTKTEFKCPYKGCLKASKYEVTVQKHIYKDHLGYPMMVYACHVCGKSTETAASMSKHMMKVHELKREPGYNRFVYKQDTATDGKYRLRSFLKSRAVAAAEESKPDLALKKEVITEVNPTVKPLPMVADISNLERYLCPKREVKEVPEWEMAEIVPVWRTQAARKTYENKARVLTLKEF; encoded by the exons ATGGGTCGCAAGCGGAAGTTGACCTCCCCGGTCAAGCAAGCCGCTTCGGCGGAAAAGCAGCCGAGAGAAGAGCAACCGCctcaggaggaggaggaggcggaACCGACCGAGGTCGAACTGGCCATTGTCGAGGAACCGGAAAGTGATCCGCTGGCCACGCAAGGGCGCCAGGATGTGGACGACTCTGATGGCGGTGGCGACGATGGCACCGGAAGCGAATGGGAGGACAAGTGTCGCCAGTGGGTGGTACGACAGGAGCAGCCGGAATCGACCGTACCGGAACCACTGCAGGATCACGACCACGACGAGGTGGCCCAGCTGACCTCGAAT gccCTGCGGCGTCCACTTCGGGACCAGCTCAAGGATTTGACCGAGAAACAAATCCAGAACTCGGTCCTATTTGACTGCGAGTGGGAGCGCTGCGAGTTCGAGAGCAACGACGACCTCGAATACACGAAGCACGTTGAGGGGCACGCGCAGCGTTACCTAGCGGAAGCCGTTGAGTCGGAAG GGCTCGTCTGCTACTGGGATCTGTGCGACTTCCGTACGTCGTCGGCGACCGAGCTGGAGAGCCACGTGCACTTTCACGCGTACCACAGCCGCATCAAAACGTACGGTGCCAGCCTGAACACGTGCATCGACATTCCCAAGTGCAACAACGAGAGCCGGCGGCGAAATCACATCGAGATGTACAAGGCGTCGTTCCGGTGCGAGTGGGGCAACTGCGACGAGCGGTTCAACAAGGTGGTGCCGTTCTTTCAGCACGTCAACGACCACGTCCGGGATCAGTTTCCGGTGGATAGAAAGTCCACCAAGGAAATTATCAAGTGCGAGTGGACGCACTGCCCCCAGCAGTACTGTCGTCGCAGCGTTGCGCTCGAGCACGTTCGTAGACACTCGACCGAGCGGACCATCGGCTGCTACAACTGTGGATCGGTGTACACGTCCCGGCTCAAGTACATCGAGCACTGCCGACGCCAGGTGGACTACCAGC TTCGCGAGATTCCCTGCCCGGACTGTGATAAGCTGTTTGCGACCACGCAGCTCATGAAGGACCACCGGGCCGTGCACAATAAGCGGTACGAATGTCCGCAGTGCCCGATGAAGTGGCCCTCGCAGAAGGCACTGGCCTGCCACATCCGGTACCGCCACATCAACGAAAAGCCGTACAAGTGTCATCTGTGTGAGCACCG AACGGTCTCGATACACGATCTTGAAGGTCATTTACTCAGCCACAAAACTAAAACCGAGTTTAAGTGTCCCTATAAGGGCTGCCTTAAGGCATCCAAGTACGAGGTCACCGTTCAAAAG CACATCTATAAGGATCACCTCGGCTATCCGATGATGGTGTACGCTTGTCACGTGTGCGGCAAAAGCACCGAAACGGCCGCCTCTATGTCGAAGCACATGATGAAGGTGCACGAGCTGAAGCGAGAACCGGGCTACAACCGGTTCGTGTACAAACAGGACACGGCCACGGACGGCAAGTACCGGCTGCGGTCGTTCCTGAAGAGCCGAGCGGTGGCGGCTGCCGAGGAGTCGAAACCCGACCTAGCGTTGAAGAAGGAAGTCATCACCGAGGTCAACCCGACGGTGAAGCCGCTGCCGATGGTTGCGGACATTAGCAATCTGGAGCGGTACCTGTGTCCGAAGCGGGAGGTGAAGGAAGTGCCGGAGTGGGAGATGGCCGAAATTGTTCCGGTGTGGCGTACGCAGGCAGCGAGGAAGACTTACGAGAATAAGGCTAGAGTGCTTACACTGAAGGAATTTTAG